Proteins encoded by one window of Cydia fagiglandana chromosome Z, ilCydFagi1.1, whole genome shotgun sequence:
- the LOC134679405 gene encoding peptidyl-prolyl cis-trans isomerase produces MTSKPNSKRTIYVGGLSEEVNEKILNAAFVPFGELVDVQIPLDYETEKHRGFAFIEFENAEDALAAIDNMNDSELFGRTVRVNIAAPQRIKEGSTRPVWSEDTWLQKHAGETLPLAKDGAEDEAKEVSVSQANIIPAKPAEKRNPQVYFDISVSKQELGRIIIMLRADVVPKTAENFRALCTHEKGFGYQGSSFHRIIPDFMCQGGDFTNHNGTGGKSIYGRKFDDENLTLKHSGPGVLSMANSGPNSNGSQFFLCTAKTDWLDGKHVVFGHVISGLDVLKKIERYGSKSGTVSAKVIISNCGELQ; encoded by the exons atgaCAAGCAAACCTAATTCTAAGCGCACAATTTATGTTGGTGGCTTATCTGAGGAAGTAAATGAGAAAATTCTTAACGCCGCGTTTGTGCCCTTTGGAGAGCTTGTTGATGTCCAAATACCACTGGATTATGAAACTGAGAAGCACAGAGGTTTTGCGTTCATTGAATTTGAGAACGCTGAGGATGCTTTGGCTGCCATCGATAACATG AATGATTCAGAGCTGTTTGGACGCACAGTCCGCGTTAATATAGCTGCACCACAGCGCATAAAAGAAGGCTCAACTCGCCCTGTCTGGTCGGAAGACACATGGCTCCAAAAACATGCTGGGGAAACACTGCCTCTAGCCAAAGATGGTGCAGAAGATGAAGCGAAAGAGGTGTCGGTATCTCAGGCTAACATT ATTCCGGCCAAACCTGCAGAGAAACGGAATCCTCAAGTATATTTTGACATAAGTGTCTCAAAGCAGGAACTTGGACGGATAATTATTATGCTACGAGCTGATGTTGTGCCCAAAACTGCTGAAAACTTTAGAGCTTTGTGTACGCACGAGAAAGGATTTGGGTACCAAGGCAGCAGTTTCCATCGAATAATACCCGATTTT ATGTGTCAAGGTGGAGATTTCACGAATCACAATGGCACTGGTGGAAAATCTATTTATGGGAGAAAATTTGATGACGAAAACTTGACACTCAAACACTCAGGACCAGGCGTGTTGAGTATGGCTAATTCTGGTCCAAACTCCAATGGGTCTCAGTTTTTCCTCTGCACTGCAAA AACTGATTGGCTAGACGGAAAGCACGTTGTGTTTGGCCATGTCATATCCGGATTGGATGTATTAAAGAAAATAGAAAGATATGGCAGTAAAAGTGGGACAGTTTCTGCCAAAGTAATAATAAGCAATTGTGGTGAATTACAATAA